The proteins below come from a single Drosophila teissieri strain GT53w chromosome 3L, Prin_Dtei_1.1, whole genome shotgun sequence genomic window:
- the LOC122616660 gene encoding probable G-protein coupled receptor Mth-like 6, with protein sequence MRLNIFAIIVFAMLGQSEAVIPECDYFDTVDISHIPKLNNSYAYEGLTIPAHLTGLYAFRQLADGSQEPVKTHLRACICKLKLCIRFCCPRNKMLPNSRCSDGLTENLKRFNPHLKITLQDGSQKTYHLLTDMIVLRNEFRYCEKVVTVQQDQYQLYENGSFMISQAANWTLGKQWYCLYPRFEDLNFIWILEHVYIPRSMPAVPQVGTISMVGCILTITVYLYIKKLRNLLGKCFICYVFCKFVQYLIWAGGDLNWLINICSLAGYTNYFFALASHFWLSVMSHHIWKNLRLINRDDPRYHFLAYNVYGWGTPAIMTAITYLVDWAWEDRPDKLNWIPGVGLYRCWINTYDWSAMIYLYGPMLILSLFNVFTFILTVIHIRKVKSSVKNSTQQQQKCMKNYDFLLYLRLSVMMGGTGIFEVITYLVKRHNVWQQVLRVPNFFHLGSGVIVFVLFILKRSTIQMILERISGPRRQQSAARSSDK encoded by the exons ATGcgtttgaatatttttgccaTAATTGTTTTCGCGATGTTAGGTCAATCGGAGGCAGTTATTCCAGAATGTGATTATTTTGACACTGTGGATATATCTCATATCCCAAAACTAAATAACTCATATGCGTACGAGGGGCTAACCATTCCTGCTCACCTCACGGGTCTATACGCATTTAGGCAACTGGCGGACGGATCGCAGGAGCCAGTGAAGACTCATTTGAGAGCGTGTATCTGCAAACTGAAACTCTGCATCCGATTCTGCTGTCCCCgcaacaaaatgttgccgAACAGTCGCTGTAGCGATGGCCTCACAGAGAATCTGAAGCGTTTCAATCCGCACTTGAAGATCACCTTGCAGGATGGATCGCAAAAAACATATCACCTTCTCACCGACATGATTGTTCTACGAAATGAGTTTCGGTATTGCGAAAAGGTTGTTACGGTGCAGCAAGATCAGTACCAATTATATGAG AATGGCAGCTTTATGATCAGCCAAGCTGCAAACTGGACATTGGGCAAGCAGTGGTACTGCCTCTATCCCCGTTTCGAGGATCTGAATTTCATATGGATTCTGGAACATGTATACATACCTAGATCGATGCCAGCCGTTCCTCAGG TCGGTACTATTTCCATGGTGGGCTGTATTCTCACAATCACTGTGTATCTCTATATAAAGAAGCTGCGAAATCTGCTCGGAAAGTGCTTCATATGCTATGTGTTTTGTAAGTTTGTGCAGTACCTTATCTGGGCAGGAGGAGATTTGAACTGGTTGATTAACATTTGCTCTCTAGCAG GTTACACTAACTATTTCTTTGCTTTGGCTTCGCACTTTTGGCTCTCGGTTATGAGCCATCATATATGGAAAAACTTGAGGTTGATCAATCGGGATGACCCTCGCTATCACTTTCTGGCCTATAATGTCTATGGTTGGGGCACACCTGCCATCATGACGGCAATTACATATCTGGTGGATTGGGCTTGGGAGGATAGGCCCGACAAACTGAACTGGATTCCCGGTGTTGGCTTATATAGATGTTGGATAAACA CTTATGACTGGTCAGCCATGATATACCTATATGGCCCGATGCTAATCTTGAGTTTATTCAATGTGTTCACGTTTATCCTGACGGTGATTCACATAAGAAAGGTTAAGAGTAGCGTGAAAAATTCtacccaacagcagcaaaagtgCATGAAGAATTATGA TTTCTTACTATACCTACGTCTGTCGGTGATGATGGGTGGGACTGGGATTTTTGAGGTAATAACCTACTTGGTCAAGCGGCACAATGTTTGGCAGCAAGTCCTTCGGGTGCCGAATTTTTTCCATCTGGGTTCCGGTGTAATCGTATTTGTGCTGTTCATTCTTAAGCGCAGCACAATTCAAATGATTCTGGAGAG AATCAGCGGCCCAAGAAGACAGCAATCTGCAGCTCGATCAAgcgataaataa